TAAAAAATCTAAGCAAAATTTGGCActttaaattttgaatgaaagcATTCACGATCTATTAAAAGTGTATGATTGGAACTTCAAACTCTGAAAAGGAAGCATCTACAATCTATTAAAAAGCATGTGACAACAATCCAATATAAGATTTGGAATGGGGTTAAGAAAAAGGGGGTTGTCTTCTATCTTCTAAGcatgctgaaaaaaaaaaatcatctatcaAATACACAATGTGGAAGATTTGTTGACAACTGAATGTCCAAAAAAATGAATTGAAGATACTATGCATATTCTCCTAATGATATAATAATGTTTAACAAGAAATAAGTAATATCATATAGGAATTGTTTGATTATATAATAGAAAATAGTAATTATAGGCCATCCAGTTACATCATTATAGAGATTCATGATGACAACATGTTCAACAGTTCAAGAAATGAGGttgctaataaaaaaaaataaatattgttCAACTTAAAAGACAAAATAAGAGATGTAAAAGACAATATAAGAGACGTAGAAACTTGCTTTACCACGATACCAATCGATGAGCAAAAACTCTTTGGAGTAAAAGATAAAATTGCCTAATAGGAATATCAATATACAAGAACAAGACATAACTGATAGATAgctgacacacacacacacacataggggTAGACTTGGATAAGATCGATTGAATTTGAGCTCAGATCCAGTCAGATCAAGACTGGACAATAGGAATCCTACATTGATGATCCAAGCCGTTAAATATGATCTACTGTCTCAAAACTACTtacacataaaaaatcatatgatttgaaaacCCTTAACCTATGTATCAAGTGATaaaaaaatacatctaattcaattttatttagactgtccaatttttgactacCTGATACATAGACTAAgagtcttcaaatcatatgattttttgtgtgtaACCAATTTTGAGATCGTAGATCACATTCAACGGCTTGAATCATTGATGTAGGACCTCCATTATTGAGTTTTGACCTAACCGaatctgagtccaaatctgatcgaCCTGATTCTAATCTGgctccatacatacatacatagtgcTCGAGAGTATGAACATGGGAAATCGGAATCATAGCTTTTTACTAACTATTTCTAGAAGTCCACTAAATGTTGAATGTGCATGGTTTGAAGAACCATCATGGAGTCTAAAGGAAGAATTCATGCACCAATGAATTACAGACAAGCCTTAACATGATCTAACACATCCATGGAGGTTAGACATATTCTTTTCATGGCATGCAAGCACACAAGCAAGAAATTCAGGGATATGAGGATATCCCATTATTGCTTACATGTTTTGTCACCATGTAAACAGTTTGCCTGTTGGAAAAAAAAACATTTTCTTCATTGCCATGGATTTTATTTACTGGTAGAAGGCATTTAGTGACCGAAAAATAACAGTTATCTTCAACCAAGAAACCAAGTGAAGAGCATATGACCATTAAAAACATAAAAACGATAATCTACGGAGGCAAGCATATGGTTTCAAACAAAATGCCTTGCATAATCACTTGACCTAAATACATGTGCTTGCAAATCATACATCAATATAGTTTTCAAACCAATCATTCCTATCCATgccttatcataaatttataactaGAATCATAATGACTCGTCCATCTATAAATGCCCTTGTGGGAGTTTCACAAAGAACGAAAAGAAATTCCACTGCCATATTCCAaatctactttttttttcttgcctactctctttctttctcaagtctcttcttctttcttgtgtaATTTATATCTTTAGCCCTATTCCCATCAAAAATTTGTACAAGAGCAGATTTCAAGGTTCTTTAACTTCCACATGTGAAGTTCAATATGACACCATGCCAGAAAAGAGAGGAATGACTGGAGAGGAAGAGGACCAACAGTAAAAATATGAAGTGAAAAATCTGAGACAAAGGTTTGAGCATATTATGAGCAAGTTGAATAAAGGTGAAGTATTGAGCAAACAGAAGCCCATAATAGGATACAAAACAGCCAAAAAAAGGTATTTTAAAACCATGCATTGAGGAGTCATACCTACTGTTGACAGATTGGCACATAACTTGAGTTACCTTTTCAGCTGATAACATGGCTGCATGTCAATGAATTTGTAACTACACATGCCAGCATGTGCTTAGCATCGGTAAAACATGGTATATACTATGCCAATGCTAGGTCAGCATGTCAGCAGCATGGTGAACTTGAATTCCTGCTCAAATACACCAGAGCGGGAATTCACGGAAGACATGGAAGGCGATTTTAACAGCATGTTCTATGAAACTGTTTTACATGATGAAGCCATATGAAAATGTTTTGAAGAAACATTGGTTCAAGCACTCTAATCCAACATTGATGGGGTATCAGTTGATGTCCCAAACTTCTTAGAACAAGCATTTTCTTGGATAGGAAACTTATATAAAGAATAACTTCACCTAGAAGTCAATGTTTGAAAAGAGAAATTTGTTTTTCTGTGAAAGAGCATATCAAAGAAAAGCTTTTGAATAGTGGAAACACctcaaggaagaaaaaaaaactatGCTAGAAAAGGTGAAGATTTTCCGCTTAGTTACATAAGTTCAAAGTTGTATGATCAGTTTCTCTCAGCCAGCTATTAAATTTGTATGAGACAATGAATTAAAGCAACATCACAAGAGTGCAAAGGACCACCAATCAGAGTTCTACAATCTCTTAACACTTCTTCGTTTGAACAAGTAACAGCATGTTACCTTGCCACATTGTGTTTCTGACATAAACACCAAGATCAGCCTTTAAATCATTTGCAGCCTAGATGGTCATCAGTAAGCTCTACATGCTAAAAAATACACAATCATAAACAATTAATGCAATGCTCTTTAGGGTTAGAGAAGGCAGCAACATGGAAAACTTGAATAGGGTCAAGAACGATCAACAGTGGTGAACAAGAAAACAAGGGAAAAGCGATCACAAGCAGCACTCACCAGCTGGCAGCAGCTTTCAACACCTTGCTTTTCATGTGGAGAGACAGGCCACATGAGTTTCCAATGTCCCAGGCAAAGCATTAACTTTAACAAAGCATTAAGAAGAAAATAAACACTAggaaacctatttaagatgactATGATGACAAGAAGATTGATCTGCTGTCTTTCAAATTAAAAGTTGCTGATCAAGTACGTAATGACATCTTCAAATTTGGTAGACTAAGAAGAATGGAGGATTAGAATATCTTATGCACCAAAGTTCTTTTGAGAGAAAAGGCTTGCAGGGTAAAACCATATCTCATCGGAAATCTCAAAAGCACTTGGCCCTACATTCAGTCCCTTCTTCTCCTCAGAACAACATTAGCATGGACTTCATCCTTGGTCTCCGTAGTGCTGCAAAGGGATCCAACCGCATTACTTTCTAGGATTGCACAAGGATATGACCCCATCCTTGTGTAAAATTTCCCACTTATTTCTTGCTCCTAAGTAGGAGTTAGCATACATATATCATAAATGTATGAAGTATGAACAAGTTGAGCGAATAAAGATCTGTAACAAACCTATCAATTTGAGCAAATAAAGATCTGTAGTATAAACAGGAAAATAGGAGTTACCATACATATATCGTCAATGTATGAAGTATGAACAAGTTGAGCAAATAAAGATCTGCAACAAAACCATGAACAAtttgagcaaataaagaactgtAGTATAAACGGGAAACAATTTGAGCGTATAAATACGTAAATTAAAGGTAAAGAAATGAGTGGCCGCAATTAATCAAATATCGCATGGACTAACGCAATCGAATAAGCATTCAATTTCAAAATGCCAGCCCTAAAATAGTTGGAACagatcttgatagttattatggattATCATTATGGTTTATAACAAGAGAAAACaagccaagaaaaagaaaaacagaattttttttttttacgggcAAAATaatcttaaaagttcaagatctCCGGCTTTTACAGTTTAAAATCCATAGAGACGAAGAACCAAACCAAATCTTGATACATAAGTCACGATTGGTGATcgaaaaaaattctaaatcaatAGATAAGATGAATTAAAACAAAATCCTGACATGGGTAGTAATTGATGGTGatcaagaaaatctaatttacgAATCGAAAAAGGACCAAGAGAGGGATATACCATCTGACGGCAGTGGTAGGTACAGACCATCTGATCGGGTGGCGGGTCGACGGAAGGGACGGGGACGGGGTCATCGTAGAGCACGAGGCGACGGTCGGAGACGGGGCTCTCGTGGTCGGCGACAGAACCCGCCCTCCTATTCCTCGGTGGCGGAGTTCGTAATATCATCGCCTTCAGAATCGAAAACAAGAACCCTCGATTGCCGGAAGAAATACGCTAGGGTTCTCCACCTCGctcgttctctctctctctctctctgtgcgtgTGTAATATTTactctattttttaatatatatatatatatatctatatacatacatatatatatatatatatatatatatatatatatatatatatatatatatatatatatatgtgtgtgtgtgtgtgtgtgtgtgtgtgtgtgtaatatttactctattttttaataaaatccttttttttttccgatAAAGTTCGTCAAAGTTAAAGACGTCGCTTATTTTCACCCAGTGACTCGACTCACGGTCCCTCGTCCGATACCGCTCCCCCTTCTTCCCCAAACCTACGCCGCTAAAACCTCTCTCCCCACAAGCGCCGATTCAATCCCCGCTTCCATGGCGAGCTCTGTCCAAAGTCGCCTTTTCTACAGGCTATCCATCCACCCTCCTCTACGGCCTAGTTTTCTTACAATCTTCGCTCCTTGGCGACCAAGGCCTCCACGCCCAAGTCACgggagagctctctcctcgagcCGGCGCCGGCCGGCGACGAGGAGGTGCCCACCTCGGGGATCAGCCGGCCCCTCTCGGAGATCCTCAAGGAACTCGGCAAGAGAGTCCCTGACTCCCACATCAAGACCCGCATCGAAGACGGTTTCTCCATGAAATACGTCCCCTGGTTCGCTTCCTTCGTCCTTCTACCCTAACTTGCAAATTGAGAAAACCTCCCATGTTGTTAATAGCTACAAGCTTGTGAACCAAAATAATCACCTGTTGCTTCAGTTAAAGTCATCTGGCTTTTGCTAATCTGACAAGAATTCATCCCGCTATAACCATCTTgactgaaaaaaaataagattttgtgcaataatatattatatttaaaatttttgtcgCTTAATGTGATTTTTATGTTACTATTGCATGCTTGTTATGTTGAAGGCCATGTGTCAGGTTTAGTCCAATGTCGAGTCAATGGTAAGAAGAGGAAGGGTTGATACACATGATTGGGCTGAAAAGTGGCTTAAGATTTTGTCTCAAGTTGGGTTTTTACATGCATATAAAGACGCCAACATGTTCTAATGTTTTGTAAGAACTATTTCTGAGGGTCAAAGGGCAGCTTGTAGTCGGTTCCAAGATCACTTCTATGTCGAGGTTTATTTAATCTAGATATTAGTTCTATTTGCAAGCATAAACAAAGTAGGATGTTTCCATGTTACCATATGGTCCAGCATTCCCAGTCAAATCTTCTTTTTGGATGTGAGCAAACTCTAGTGAGCACATGTAGCTGACAGCTTGTTCAATATTTCTATCATCTCTTGCCTGCAGGCACATCATCAATCGAATTCTAAATTTACATGCTCCAGGTATGTCCAACTACCTTTTCCCCACCATATTAACTTATAAACTTTGTAGTAGACATTAGACTATGGGTGGAAGTATGGAATTTTCTAATGCTCTGATTCCTTGAATCTTTTTGTAGAATGGTCTGGTGAGGTCCGAAGTATTGTTTACTCAGCTGATGGAAAGTCTGTGACTGTAGTTTATCGTGTTACTCTCTATGGAACTGATGCTGAGGTACTGTTTCATAGTTTCATTGTCAACTTTTTTGATGGTGAATGGACAAATCAGTATGAAGATAAAATAGCATGCTGTACATAGTCTCAGTATTTAATATGCACATTTACCTACATGGGTGGATGGATTGGTATCGAATAACCTGTTTATATCAACTTGTTGAATCCATCAAGCTTACATGGGATCACATCTTTGTTATCCATCCAGACATATGGcgaaatcaaattaaactctagCAAACCATTTAAAAATGACAGAAAGTGTTATGTACTTCCTTCTTATTGAAACTCGTAAGCATTTTATTGATCATTTGGTTTTGTTGTTAGGATGTCTATCTCTGCTAACTGATGCTATAATACATTTGGATCCAAGTGCTTTGTTTATTTGAATGTTCTTTTGCAGTCCTTTTGAATTATCCTACTGTGTGTAC
Above is a genomic segment from Elaeis guineensis isolate ETL-2024a chromosome 1, EG11, whole genome shotgun sequence containing:
- the LOC105036234 gene encoding LOW QUALITY PROTEIN: DNA repair RAD52-like protein 1, mitochondrial (The sequence of the model RefSeq protein was modified relative to this genomic sequence to represent the inferred CDS: inserted 1 base in 1 codon); translated protein: MASSVQSRLFYRLSIHPPLRPSFLTIXRSLATKASTPKSRESSLLEPAPAGDEEVPTSGISRPLSEILKELGKRVPDSHIKTRIEDGFSMKYVPWHIINRILNLHAPEWSGEVRSIVYSADGKSVTVVYRVTLYGTDAEIYREASGTASVEDTNYGDPVQKAEAMAFRRACARLGLGLHLYHEDTS